The Kocuria turfanensis genome contains the following window.
CGCATCGCGGGGCCGGCCATGAACTGCTGGAAGGTCATGGGGGTGCGCGGGGCCGAGCCGGGGCCGCGGTAGTCCGGGATCCCGGAGTCGGTGCTGATCCCCGCGCCCGTCAGCACCGCGGTCCGCCGCCCGGCCAGCAGCGGGACGGCGGCGTCGAGCCCCTCGTCCAGGCCCGCGGCGTCGGGATCGGGGAACTGGTCGGGACCGACGGGGGCGCCGTAGCCGGCACGCACGGTGGGCATCGCTGGTCGCTCGGACGGCGCCGGGGCCTCAGGCCGGCAGCTTGGCCAGGGCGGCGCGGTAGGCCTCGAGCTCCCGCGGCGTCCCGGGCTGGGCCCGGAAGGCGTCGACGACGACGCCCTGGGCGTCGAGCACGAACGTGGCCCGCTCCGCCTGCCCCGACACGGGGTCGAAGACGCCGTAGCGCTCGGCCACGGCCCCGTGCGGCCAGAAGTCGGAGAGCAGGTCGAACTCGAAGGACTCCTCGCGCGCGAACGCCCGCAGCGCGTACTTGGAGTCCACGGACACCGCCAGCAGCCTCACGCCGGCGTCGTCGAACACCGCCAGGTTGTCCTGGAGCCGGCACAGCTCCCCGGTGCAGGTCCCGGAGAAGGCGAAGGGGTAGAAGACGATGCTCACAGGCCGTCCCCGCAGTCCGCTCAGGGTGACCGGCTCGCCGAACTGGTTCGGCAGCGTGAAGTCCGGGGCGGTGTCGCCGATCTCGGGCATGGGTGGTCTCCTGTGGTGTGGACGCCGGGGCGCGTGCTCAGACGTTGCGCTTGGGCATGAGACGGGTCGCGGCCCAGTCCGCGCTGACCCGCGCGGTCGTGGTCACGTGCAGCCCCGCTGTGGGAGCCGCTTCCTGGACCTCGGCGGGCGGCACGTAGCCGTCGCGCCCGGCCTTGGGGGTCAGCACCCACACCACGCCGCCGTCGTCCAGGGTGGTCTGGACGTCCACCAGGGTGTCCACGAGGTCGCCGTCGCCCTCGCGGAACCACAGCAGCACGGCGTCGACGACCTCCTGGTCCTCCTCGTCGAGCAGATCGGAACCGATCAGGTCCTCGATGCCCTCTCTCAGGTCGAGGTCGACGTCCTCGTCGTATCCGAACTCCTGGATGTAGTCGCCATCCTTGAAACCGAGCTGGACTACCGCGTCGCCCGCGGTGGTCTTGGCCTCGCTCACTGTTCTTGCTCCTTCTGGGATCGGGCCGACGAGCGACCGCGCACTGCGTACCGGTGCGGGGCTCCGCCTGCCCGTCGGCGGACCGCGGGGGCACGGTGGCGGGCCGGATA
Protein-coding sequences here:
- a CDS encoding DUF3052 domain-containing protein yields the protein MSEAKTTAGDAVVQLGFKDGDYIQEFGYDEDVDLDLREGIEDLIGSDLLDEEDQEVVDAVLLWFREGDGDLVDTLVDVQTTLDDGGVVWVLTPKAGRDGYVPPAEVQEAAPTAGLHVTTTARVSADWAATRLMPKRNV
- a CDS encoding peroxiredoxin, which codes for MPEIGDTAPDFTLPNQFGEPVTLSGLRGRPVSIVFYPFAFSGTCTGELCRLQDNLAVFDDAGVRLLAVSVDSKYALRAFAREESFEFDLLSDFWPHGAVAERYGVFDPVSGQAERATFVLDAQGVVVDAFRAQPGTPRELEAYRAALAKLPA